The following proteins come from a genomic window of Miscanthus floridulus cultivar M001 chromosome 2, ASM1932011v1, whole genome shotgun sequence:
- the LOC136537320 gene encoding predicted GPI-anchored protein 58, producing the protein MGPNPFSLPLPLSLARAEQSTAAAAPGARHRPPEPARPRPRPRRRTPEPTTDCPRHAATEAAPRPEPAPATVSALRPPRAPRPCRPPFPASSAAAAAATAPGLRPAPRRPRATAGRAHLARAAPCRTGAVPAMQ; encoded by the coding sequence ATGGGTCccaatcctttctctcttcctctccctctctctctcgcccgaGCCGAGCAGAGCACCGCTGCCGCCGCGCCCGGAGCCCGCCACCGGCCACCCGAGCCCGCGcggcctcgccctcgccctcgccggcGCACGCCAGAGCCCACCACCGACTGCCCGCGCCACGCCGCCACCGAGGCCGCGCCGCGCCCGGAGCCCGCGCCGGCCACCGTCTCCGCCCTGCGCCCGCCTCGAGCCCCGCGCCCGTGCCGGCCGCCCTTCCCCGCTTcctcggccgcggccgcggcggccacCGCGCCGGGCCTGCGCCCCGCGCCGCGCCGGCCCCGTGCCACCGCCGGCCGCGCCCACCTTGCTCGCGCCGCACCGTGCCGCACCGGCGCCGTGCCCGCCATGCAGTGA